Proteins encoded within one genomic window of Macadamia integrifolia cultivar HAES 741 unplaced genomic scaffold, SCU_Mint_v3 scaffold1098, whole genome shotgun sequence:
- the LOC122062748 gene encoding uncharacterized protein LOC122062748, which produces MNLHSNASTVEPHFPLVSPDTLTWILCITHWFVGSKRRGKTMASTFKAENLGFIHLVNPKLPYRTQCATGSRFAGSNTIRFVSGRISGRQDLRLIAAHTHIKCAASSGRNQLELSFSEDDNRSEAFWSSLIKEAFWGLRSLLVFLVEQPGQLKYIEWPSFQSTDVQMREEPLAESLRKRGELSSDMNEEGMLVVAIEPPAQAVRKRHHTLTRNHSIPPLFKRAPLPPLPSQNSTIFQMLQQCDEYEPGQDIQY; this is translated from the exons ATGAACTTGCATTCTAATGCGAGCACTGTAGAACCCCATTTTCCTTTGGTCTCCCCCGATACTCTCACCTGGATTCTGTGCATTACCCATTGGTTTGTAGGCtctaaaagaaggggaaaaacgATGGCTTCGACATTTAAAGCAGAGAAtttag GTTTCATTCATCTCGTTAATCCTAAACTTCCATATCGGACGCAGTGTGCTACTGGGTCTAGGTTTGCAGGTTCAAACACAATTCGTTTTGTTTCAGGGAGG ATATCGGGAAGGCAGGATTTGCGTTTGATTGCGGCGCATACCCACATCAAATGTGCTGCTTCATCTGGAAGGAACCAGCTAGAACTTAGTTTCAGTGAGGACGACAACCGTTCAGAGGCCTTTTGGTCATCTCTTATTAAAGAAGCATTCTG GGGCTTGAGATCATTGCTTGTATTCCTGGTTGAGCAGCCTGGGCAGTTGAAGTATATCGAGTGGCCAAGCTTCCAAAGCACG GATGTACAAATGCGGGAGGAACCGCTTGCCGAAAGCttgaggaagagaggagaaCTATCATCAGATATGAACGAGGAAGGGATGTTGGTGGTGGCTATTGAGCCTCCAGCTCAAGCAGTGCGTAAGAGGCATCATACTCTCACTCGCAACCATTCAATACCACCCCTATTCAAGAGGGCTCCTCTTCCCCCTTTACCATCTCAGAATAGTACAATCTTCCAAATGCTTCAACAATGCGATGAGTATGAACCCGGACAAGATATACAATATTAG